In one Bacillus thuringiensis genomic region, the following are encoded:
- a CDS encoding alpha/beta fold hydrolase, whose product MQIVKKEKFVLKEFTFENGREIPIQMGYETYGTLNRERSNVILVCHYFSATSHAAGKYTVHDEESGWWDGLIGPGKAIDTNKYFVICADNLCNVQVRNPYVITTGPKSINPETGEEYAMDFPVFTFLDVARMQYELIKGMGISRIHAVIGPSAGGMIAQQWAVHYPHMVERMIGVITNPQNPIITSVNVAQNAIEAIRLDPSWKDGKYGEEQPIKGLHLANRMMFMNAFDEHFYEMAFPRNSIEVEPYEKFSTLTSFEKEINKATYTSIELVDANSWMYTAKAVLLHDIAHGFSSLEESLSNIEANVLMIPCKQDLLQPSRYNYKMVDILQKQGKYAEVYEIESINGHMAGAFDIHLFEKKVYEFLNRRVSSFA is encoded by the coding sequence GTGCAAATTGTAAAAAAGGAGAAGTTTGTGTTAAAAGAGTTTACGTTTGAAAATGGCAGAGAAATTCCTATTCAAATGGGATACGAGACATATGGCACTTTAAATAGAGAAAGGTCAAATGTGATTTTGGTTTGTCATTATTTTAGTGCAACAAGTCATGCGGCAGGAAAATATACAGTGCATGATGAGGAGTCTGGTTGGTGGGATGGGCTCATTGGACCTGGAAAAGCAATTGATACAAATAAATATTTTGTTATATGTGCAGATAATCTTTGTAATGTGCAGGTGAGAAATCCATATGTGATTACAACAGGACCGAAATCAATTAATCCAGAAACTGGAGAAGAATATGCTATGGATTTTCCGGTTTTTACATTTCTTGATGTAGCTCGTATGCAATATGAGTTAATAAAAGGTATGGGAATTTCAAGGATACACGCTGTAATTGGACCGTCGGCGGGGGGAATGATTGCACAACAATGGGCGGTTCACTATCCACATATGGTAGAGCGGATGATTGGCGTTATTACGAACCCACAAAATCCAATTATTACGTCAGTAAACGTAGCGCAAAATGCGATTGAAGCAATTCGGCTGGATCCAAGTTGGAAAGATGGAAAATATGGAGAAGAGCAGCCGATAAAGGGGCTTCATTTAGCAAATAGAATGATGTTTATGAACGCGTTTGATGAGCATTTTTATGAAATGGCATTTCCTCGTAACAGTATAGAGGTAGAACCTTATGAAAAGTTTTCTACATTAACATCATTTGAAAAAGAGATAAATAAAGCGACATATACAAGTATAGAGTTAGTAGATGCAAATTCATGGATGTATACTGCGAAGGCAGTTTTATTGCATGATATTGCACATGGGTTTTCTTCACTAGAAGAATCTCTTTCTAACATAGAAGCGAATGTACTTATGATTCCGTGTAAACAAGATTTGCTTCAGCCCTCTCGTTACAACTATAAAATGGTAGATATTTTGCAAAAACAAGGGAAGTATGCGGAAGTGTATGAGATAGAAAGTATAAATGGGCATATGGCGGGAGCATTTGATATTCATTTATTTGAAAAGAAAGTTTATGAATTTTTAAATCGGAGAGTATCTAGTTTTGCTTAG
- a CDS encoding spore germination protein, protein MSKVQEKYQISPIFVFFLIHGAQFGAGVLGFARITAKAAGYDGWIGVLITGICIQILIWMMYFLLKETNGNLIDLQRQTFGKWIGNVFNIIFAAYFLIVSISVIRTYVEIIQVWMFPTASTFMLTLFLCLVSYYIISSGFRVITGICVISVGGTLGYLFLSLFVLKYSHWENLLPIFTHSFSDILKSAQLSIYSMTGFEIYLMVYPFVKNPKQSHKFAQYGALFSNLLYLFSTLLAFSFFSEKQLLKTIWAQLSMTQVIQLPFIERLEYIAISGYALVIISSFILPLWASMRATHEIFRVKQRGVLIAFIIITLIVSQLLTNRHDINNFISNASKGSFWLIYVYIPILFIIVWVKRKWKKSKIN, encoded by the coding sequence ATGAGTAAAGTTCAAGAAAAATATCAAATATCTCCTATCTTTGTTTTCTTCTTAATTCACGGTGCACAGTTTGGTGCTGGCGTTCTCGGATTCGCTCGAATCACCGCAAAAGCCGCTGGATACGACGGATGGATAGGCGTTCTAATCACAGGAATCTGTATCCAGATTCTTATATGGATGATGTATTTTTTATTAAAAGAAACAAACGGAAATTTAATTGATTTACAACGACAAACCTTTGGAAAGTGGATAGGGAACGTCTTTAATATCATCTTTGCAGCTTATTTTTTAATCGTCAGTATTTCGGTTATTCGAACGTATGTTGAAATTATTCAAGTATGGATGTTCCCAACTGCCTCCACCTTTATGTTAACACTTTTTTTGTGCCTAGTTAGCTATTACATCATTTCTTCTGGATTTCGTGTCATTACTGGCATTTGCGTCATCTCTGTTGGTGGTACACTAGGGTATTTATTTCTAAGCTTATTCGTTTTGAAATACTCACATTGGGAGAATTTATTACCCATTTTCACACATTCTTTTTCAGATATTTTAAAATCCGCTCAACTGTCAATCTACAGTATGACTGGTTTTGAGATTTACCTCATGGTTTATCCATTTGTGAAAAACCCTAAACAATCTCATAAATTTGCTCAATATGGGGCACTATTCTCAAACCTTCTATATTTATTTAGCACCCTTTTAGCCTTTTCGTTTTTTAGTGAAAAACAATTATTAAAAACGATATGGGCCCAACTTTCTATGACCCAAGTTATTCAATTACCATTTATAGAAAGATTAGAATATATTGCAATTTCAGGCTATGCACTCGTTATTATTTCAAGTTTTATCCTCCCTTTATGGGCGTCAATGAGAGCAACTCACGAAATATTCCGTGTAAAACAAAGAGGTGTTTTAATCGCTTTTATCATTATCACCCTCATTGTTTCACAACTTTTAACAAACAGACACGATATTAATAATTTTATTAGTAATGCATCAAAAGGAAGCTTTTGGCTCATTTATGTATACATCCCAATTCTATTTATTATTGTGTGGGTGAAAAGAAAATGGAAAAAATCAAAAATAAATTAA
- a CDS encoding Ger(x)C family spore germination protein codes for MEKIKNKLILISCITLFSLTGCLQKNIIDDVHLIQGTVFDVAKDNKIKVTFVCPIQQKGNKVQVFEGTANAVKQVKADTSLESSQPFASGQMRVALFTTRIAKKGMVASFDTLIRDVNIGNALYVALLEGNGTELLKGKYTTSSNVAIYIKKMLEHNMETGPLPTDNLHVGAFRYYQVGQDYYIPILKKHGDKIKITGIGLFKKDKYVGKIAETDMFIFKGLLEEHKLDSHEFKADPGYVMINNIRSVPTYDIKIKNGKPSFSIHVKLDARIQEVSKQINLENAKNTKKIEKVVQKQLETQGKKLIKQFKSLDVDPLGLGAKYKQHYRPFKLEKWKQMYKDVPVTIKYTVDITNSGVIE; via the coding sequence ATGGAAAAAATCAAAAATAAATTAATACTTATCTCTTGTATAACACTCTTTAGTCTAACTGGATGTTTACAAAAAAATATTATTGATGACGTACACCTTATCCAAGGAACTGTCTTCGATGTAGCAAAAGATAATAAAATAAAGGTAACATTTGTTTGTCCTATTCAGCAAAAAGGGAACAAAGTTCAAGTTTTTGAAGGAACAGCAAATGCGGTAAAACAAGTAAAAGCTGACACATCTTTAGAGTCTTCTCAACCATTTGCTAGTGGGCAAATGCGGGTTGCTCTATTTACCACCCGAATCGCTAAGAAAGGAATGGTTGCTTCCTTCGATACATTAATTCGCGATGTAAACATTGGTAATGCCTTATATGTTGCTTTACTTGAAGGTAATGGTACTGAACTTTTAAAAGGAAAATACACGACTTCATCCAACGTTGCGATTTATATAAAAAAAATGCTAGAACATAATATGGAGACCGGTCCTTTACCAACAGATAATCTGCATGTAGGAGCATTCCGTTATTATCAAGTAGGGCAAGACTACTATATTCCAATTTTAAAGAAACATGGTGATAAAATAAAAATCACGGGAATTGGTCTTTTTAAAAAGGATAAATACGTTGGTAAAATCGCGGAAACAGATATGTTTATATTTAAAGGACTGTTAGAAGAGCATAAGTTAGATTCACATGAATTTAAAGCAGATCCTGGGTACGTAATGATTAACAATATTCGTTCTGTTCCAACATACGATATAAAAATAAAAAACGGAAAGCCCTCCTTTTCCATTCATGTGAAGCTTGATGCCCGTATTCAAGAAGTATCGAAACAAATTAACTTAGAGAATGCTAAGAACACAAAAAAGATTGAGAAGGTCGTTCAAAAACAATTGGAGACACAAGGTAAGAAATTAATTAAGCAGTTTAAATCTTTAGATGTCGATCCTCTCGGGCTAGGAGCTAAATATAAGCAACATTATCGCCCATTTAAATTAGAAAAGTGGAAACAAATGTACAAAGATGTTCCAGTTACTATAAAATACACCGTAGATATTACAAATTCTGGTGTAATTGAATGA
- the leuS gene encoding leucine--tRNA ligase: MSFNHQEIEKKWQGYWEENKTFRTPDETEKPKFYALDMFPYPSGAGLHVGHPEGYTATDILSRMKRMQGYNVLHPMGWDAFGLPAEQYALDTGNSPAEFTEHNINTFRNQIKSLGFSYDWDREVNTTDPNYYKWTQWIFLKLFEKGLAYVDEVPVNWCPALGTVLANEEIIDGKSERGGHPVERRPMRQWMLKITAYGDRLLEDLDELDWPESLKDMQRNWIGRSEGAEVHFNIDGTDEKFTVFTTRPDTLFGATYCVLAPEHALVAEITTAEQKEAVEAYINAVKMKSDLERTELAKEKTGVFTGAYAVNPVNGEKLPIWIADYVLATYGTGAVMAVPAHDERDYEFASVFNLPMKEVVKGGDITKEVYTGDGAHVNSAFLDGLNKEEAIAKMIEWLEVTSAGNQKVTYRLRDWLFSRQRYWGEPIPVIHWEDGTMTAVKEEELPLVLPKTENIRPSGTGESPLANIDEWVNVVDPETGKKGRRETNTMPQWAGSCWYYLRYIDPNNSEALVDPEKVKQWLPVDIYIGGAEHAVLHLLYARFWHKVLYDIGVVPTKEPFQQLFNQGMILGENNEKMSKSKGNVVNPDDIVASHGADTLRLYEMFMGPLDASIAWSENGLDGARRFLDRVWRLFVQENGELSEKITDAPNKELEKAYHQTVKKVTEDYAELRFNTAISQMMVFINDAYKAETLPKEYVEGFVKMIAPVAPHIGEELWSRLGYNETITYASWPTFDESKLVEDEVEIVVQVMGKVRAKLTMSKDASKEEMEQLALEAIQDQIEGKTVRKVIVVPGKLVNVVAN; this comes from the coding sequence ATGAGCTTTAATCATCAAGAAATTGAGAAGAAGTGGCAAGGGTACTGGGAAGAGAATAAAACATTCCGTACGCCAGATGAGACAGAAAAACCAAAATTTTATGCACTAGATATGTTCCCATATCCATCAGGTGCAGGCCTACATGTAGGACATCCAGAAGGTTATACAGCGACAGATATTTTATCTCGTATGAAGCGTATGCAAGGATATAATGTTCTTCATCCAATGGGATGGGATGCATTCGGTCTTCCAGCAGAGCAATATGCACTTGATACTGGAAACAGCCCAGCTGAATTTACAGAGCATAATATTAATACGTTCCGTAACCAAATTAAATCATTAGGTTTCTCTTACGATTGGGACCGTGAAGTAAATACAACAGATCCAAACTATTACAAGTGGACACAATGGATTTTCCTAAAACTATTTGAAAAAGGCTTAGCTTACGTTGATGAAGTACCTGTAAACTGGTGCCCAGCACTTGGTACAGTACTTGCAAACGAAGAGATCATTGACGGTAAGAGTGAGCGCGGTGGACATCCAGTTGAGCGTCGTCCGATGAGACAGTGGATGTTAAAAATTACAGCTTACGGAGATCGTCTATTAGAAGATCTAGATGAGCTTGATTGGCCTGAAAGCTTAAAAGATATGCAACGTAACTGGATCGGTCGCTCTGAAGGTGCAGAAGTACATTTCAACATCGACGGTACAGATGAGAAGTTCACAGTTTTCACAACACGCCCTGATACACTATTTGGAGCAACATACTGTGTACTTGCTCCGGAACATGCACTTGTTGCAGAAATTACAACAGCAGAACAAAAAGAAGCGGTAGAAGCTTACATTAACGCTGTAAAAATGAAGAGTGACCTAGAGCGTACAGAACTTGCGAAAGAGAAAACTGGTGTATTCACTGGTGCTTACGCAGTTAACCCAGTAAACGGTGAGAAATTACCAATCTGGATCGCTGACTACGTTCTTGCAACTTACGGAACAGGTGCTGTAATGGCAGTTCCAGCTCATGATGAGCGTGACTATGAATTCGCATCAGTATTCAATCTTCCAATGAAGGAAGTTGTAAAAGGCGGAGACATTACGAAAGAAGTGTACACAGGTGATGGTGCACACGTAAACTCAGCATTCCTTGATGGTTTAAATAAAGAAGAAGCAATCGCAAAAATGATTGAATGGCTTGAAGTAACAAGCGCAGGAAATCAAAAAGTAACGTACCGTCTACGTGACTGGTTATTCAGTCGTCAACGTTACTGGGGTGAGCCAATTCCAGTAATTCACTGGGAAGATGGCACAATGACAGCTGTGAAAGAAGAAGAATTACCATTAGTTCTTCCAAAAACAGAAAACATCCGTCCTTCAGGTACAGGTGAATCACCACTTGCTAACATTGATGAGTGGGTAAATGTTGTTGACCCTGAGACTGGTAAAAAAGGTCGTCGTGAAACAAATACAATGCCACAATGGGCTGGTAGCTGCTGGTATTACTTACGTTACATCGATCCAAACAATAGTGAAGCACTTGTAGATCCTGAAAAAGTAAAACAATGGCTTCCAGTTGATATTTATATCGGCGGAGCAGAACACGCTGTACTTCACTTACTATATGCTCGTTTCTGGCACAAAGTATTATACGACATCGGTGTAGTTCCAACGAAAGAGCCGTTCCAACAATTATTCAACCAAGGTATGATTCTAGGTGAAAACAACGAGAAAATGAGTAAATCAAAAGGTAACGTTGTAAACCCTGATGATATCGTAGCAAGCCACGGTGCAGATACACTTCGTCTATACGAAATGTTCATGGGACCATTAGATGCTTCAATCGCTTGGTCTGAAAATGGCCTTGATGGAGCTCGTCGTTTCCTAGACCGTGTATGGCGTTTATTCGTTCAAGAGAACGGTGAATTAAGTGAGAAAATTACGGATGCACCAAATAAAGAGCTTGAAAAAGCTTACCACCAAACAGTGAAGAAAGTAACAGAAGACTATGCAGAGCTTCGCTTTAACACAGCGATTTCTCAAATGATGGTATTCATCAACGATGCATACAAAGCTGAAACACTTCCGAAAGAATATGTAGAAGGTTTCGTAAAAATGATTGCACCAGTTGCACCTCACATCGGGGAAGAGCTATGGAGCAGACTTGGATACAATGAAACAATCACATATGCAAGCTGGCCAACATTTGATGAGTCTAAACTTGTAGAAGATGAAGTTGAAATCGTTGTTCAAGTCATGGGCAAAGTTCGCGCGAAACTAACAATGAGTAAAGACGCATCAAAAGAAGAAATGGAACAACTTGCACTTGAAGCAATTCAAGACCAAATTGAAGGGAAAACAGTTCGTAAAGTAATTGTTGTTCCTGGAAAACTTGTTAACGTTGTTGCAAACTAA